Genomic window (Streptosporangium brasiliense):
CAGATGCCCAGCGCGCACAGCAGGCTGTACCCCCAGGCGGGCCGGCCGGAGATCACGAAGTCGCCCCGCAGCGCCTCGGCGATCTTCCGCATGCCACCCCCCGAGGTCGTCAGGACGGGGGGATGTGACCTTCCTGCCCGCCCTCCGGGCACTTAGTGCTCCCGGTGACCGGTGACCTCCGGCCGTACGGTGACCGGAGTCTCCAGGGACGGGGCCTCCGGCCGTACGGTGACCGGAACCTCGGGGACCGGGGCCTCCGGGCGTACGGCCGCCGGGACTTCCGGCCGTACGGTGACCGGGGTCTCCGGGGATCAGGGCTTCCGGCCGTACGGTGACCGGGGCCTCCGGCCTTGCTGTGCTCAGTGGTCCTTGGGGCTCCAGCGGACGACACCGCGTCCCGCGTCGAGCTCGGCCCACTCGCCCTCGGCCTCGATGACGGCGAACGCGCCGGGCGGGAAACCGGGGTCGTCGTCCTCCGTGGCGCCGGGGCCGTCGTCCCCCGTGGTGAGGTCCAGGACCAGCTCGTGGACACCGGGGTTGTGCCCGACCAGGATCAGCGTGCGGACCTCGGGGTCGCTCCGCCGGATCAGGGACAGGAGCTCGTCGGAGTATGCCTGGTAGATGGCCGGTTCGAAGGTGATGTCGGCACCGGGCAGGGCCAGCCCGGCGGTCTGCCTGGTCCGCGTCGACGGCGAGCAGAGCACCAGGTCGGGCCGGAGGTCCATGCCGGTGAGCGCCTCACCTGCCCGGCGGGCGTCGCGCTGCCCGCGCTCGGTGAGGGGGCGGTCCCGGTCGGCGAGGCCGGGGATGTGGGCCGCCTTGGCGTGCCGCAGCACGACCAGCGTGCGGGTCGTCACCTCGCCGCCCACATGGCGATCCCCACGATCACCGCGAACACCGCGGCCATCGCCAGCAGGATCAGGATGAGTGACTTGCCTCCGGAGGGCTGCTGTTCCATACGCCCAAGTTTCCCACCGAGGGGCCCCGTACGCGCGGAAGGGGTGCGCGGCCCCGCGCACCCCTTCCGTCGGCCCTCGCTCAGCTGGAGATCGGCTCCCGCTCGCGCTTGACGTTGTTCTCCTCGGTCGGGGAGATGCTCGCCGACCGGCGCTTGGAGACGATCACCGCGGCGACGACGATGCCCGCCGCGACCACGGTGACGCCGATCCGCAGCGCCACGTTGTCGGCGTAGGCCACCACGGCCGGGGCGATCAGCAGCGCCACCAGGTTCATCACCTTGAGCAGCGGGTTGATCGCCGGGCCCGCGGTGTCCTTGAACGGGTCGCCGACGGTGTCACCGATGACGGTGGCCTCGTGGGCGGACGACCCCTTGCCTCCGTGGTGGCCGTCCTCGACCAGCTTCTTGGCGTTGTCCCAGGCGCCGCCTGAGTTGGCCAGGAACACCGCCATCAGCGTGCCGCAGGCGATGGCACCGGCGAGGAACGCGCCGAGCGGCGCGTAGCCGAGGGCGAAGCCGACGGCGATCGGGGTGAGCACGGCGAGCAGGCCGGGCGTGGCCAGCTCCCGCAGCGAGTCACGGGTGCAGATGTCGACGACCCTGCCGTAGTCGGGCAGCTCCGTGCCCTCCATGATCCCCGGCTTGGTGCGGAACTGCTCGCGCACCTCGAAGACCACCCGGCCGGCCGCCCGGCCGACCGCCATGATCGCCAGGCCGGAGAACATGAACACCACCGCGGCGCCGATGACCAGGCCGACCAGCACGTTCGGGGAGTCGACGCTCAGGCTGAACGTGCCGAAGGAGCCGAGCGCGTCCTTCACGCCCTGGGTCGCGCCGGCGAGCTGGGTCTCGATCGCCGTCCGGAAGGCGCCGAACAGCGCCGTCGCGGCGAGCACCGCCGTGGCGATCGCGATGCCCTTGGTGATGGCCTTGGTGGTGTTGCCCACGGCGTCGAGCGAGGTGAGGACCTGGGCGCCCTCGCCGTCGACGTCTCCGGACATCTCGGCGATGCCCTGCGCGTTGTCGGAGACCGGGCCGAAGGTGTCCATCGACACGATCACACCGACCGTGGTCAGCAGACCGGTGCCCGCCAGGGCCACGGCGAACAGGGCGATGGTGACGTTGCCGAAGCCGAGCAGGAACGCCCCGTAGACGGCGGCGCCGATGATCAGCGCCGAGTAGACCGCCGACTCCAGGCCGACGCTGATGCCGGACAGGATGACCGTGGCGGGGCCGGTGCGGGCGCTCTCGCCGATGTCCTTCACCGGACGGCGGTTGGTCTCGGTGAAGTAGCCGGTGAGGATCTGGATGGCGCTGGCCAGCACCAGGCCGATGAGCACCGCCCCGATGGCGATCAGGCGCGGGTCGGTGGTGACCGCGGCGATCTCCGGGCTCACCCCGGTCAGGCCGGCGAAGCTGCTGGGCAGGTAGAGGAAGGCCGCGACGCCGACGAGGATCGCCGAGATGACGGCCGAGATGAAGAAGCCGCGGTTGATCGCGGCCATGCCGGAGCGGTCGCCGCTGCGCGGGGCGGTGGTGAAGATCCCGATGATCGCGGTGATCACGCCGATCATCGGCACGATCAGCGGGAAGACCAGGCCCTCGGTGCCGAAGGCCACCTTGCCGAGGATCAGGCTGGCCACGAGCATGACCGCGTAGGACTCGAACAGGTCGGCGGCCATGCCCGCGCAGTCGCCGACGTTGTCGCCCACGTTGTCGGCGATGGTGGCGGCGTTGCGCGGGTCGTCCTCGGGGATGCCCTGCTCGACCTTGCCCACCAGGTCGGCGCCGACGTCGGCGGCCTTGGTGAAGATGCCGCCGCCGACCCGCATGAACATGGCGAGCAGTGCGGCGCCGAAGCCGAAGCCCTCCAGCACGGCCGGGGCGTCGCCGCCGTAGGCGATCACCACGATGGCGGCGCCGAGCAGGCCGAGGCCGACGGTGATCATGCCGGCCACGCCGCCGGTGCGGAAGGCGATCCGCATCGCGACCTTCTCGCCCGTCTCACGGGCGGCCGCGGCGACCCGGACGTTTCCGCGGACGGCCAGCCACATGCCGATGAAGCCGGTCAGCGCGGAGAAGAGCGCGCCGACGACGAAGAAAGCCGACCGGCCGATGGCCACGGCGGTCGATTCGGCGGGGAGCAGGTAGAGCAGGAAGGGGATCAGGATGACGAACACCGCGAGTGTCCGGAACTGCCGCGCCAGGTAGGCGGAGGCTCCTTGCTGTACGGCGCGCGCGATGTTCTGCATGCGCTCGGTGCCTTGGCCGGCGGCGAGCACCTCTCGCACGAGGACGCCGGCGACGGCGAGTGCGAGCAGGGCCACGACGGCCACCACTATCACGATGTTGAAATGAGAACCGCTCAGGGATACCGCTGGCTCTTCGGCAACGGCTAGATGGAGCACAGACATCCGACTCTCCTCGGCAAGACGGGAACACGTCCTGCCCGGAGTGCGCTGCGGTGAATGGTCGGCTGACGGAGCGGCGCACTCCGGGTGTTGGCAGTGCCGCTTCCGGTTGCGTCCGCAGACTTCCCACGGAATCGGACCCGTTCACGGGCCGCTCCGAAGGACAAACCTTGGCCGGTGCCGGGAGTCTACGCAGCTACGACGCGGATATGAAGCCTCTGCGCGCGGCTGTTTAACGGCGCGTTCAGCAATTGCCATCGACCGGCCTGCTTATAAGGTTCTTCTGAGTGGCACTACGGATCTCAAACCCGCATTTCCCTCTGGTTTTGGCCCACACATATCAAAATTATGTTTTGCCCGAAAGTGCGGGCCCACATACGGAAAGCCGGGCGCGCCCGATGGGCGCGCCCGGCTTTCGGGGCTCTCTGCCGTCAGACCGGAGACAGACCGTTGGTCGCCGCAGGCCAGCTCATGCGGATGCGCATGCCCTTCTGGCTGGGGTAGACCTGAACGTCGTCGGCCAGTCCCACGATGACCGCGATGCCGAAGCCGGTCATCATGGTGTCGGGAAGCTGCCCGAGCGGATCGTCGAACCGTAACAGCTCGCGCTCCTGCTCCAGCTCATCACTCGGGGCGGAGTCGGTGACAGTCACCTCGAAGCGCCCCAGATCATCACGTAGCTCGATGCGGATCGGCTCCCCCGGACAGTGGAGG
Coding sequences:
- a CDS encoding SixA phosphatase family protein yields the protein MGGEVTTRTLVVLRHAKAAHIPGLADRDRPLTERGQRDARRAGEALTGMDLRPDLVLCSPSTRTRQTAGLALPGADITFEPAIYQAYSDELLSLIRRSDPEVRTLILVGHNPGVHELVLDLTTGDDGPGATEDDDPGFPPGAFAVIEAEGEWAELDAGRGVVRWSPKDH
- a CDS encoding sodium-translocating pyrophosphatase, producing MSVLHLAVAEEPAVSLSGSHFNIVIVVAVVALLALAVAGVLVREVLAAGQGTERMQNIARAVQQGASAYLARQFRTLAVFVILIPFLLYLLPAESTAVAIGRSAFFVVGALFSALTGFIGMWLAVRGNVRVAAAARETGEKVAMRIAFRTGGVAGMITVGLGLLGAAIVVIAYGGDAPAVLEGFGFGAALLAMFMRVGGGIFTKAADVGADLVGKVEQGIPEDDPRNAATIADNVGDNVGDCAGMAADLFESYAVMLVASLILGKVAFGTEGLVFPLIVPMIGVITAIIGIFTTAPRSGDRSGMAAINRGFFISAVISAILVGVAAFLYLPSSFAGLTGVSPEIAAVTTDPRLIAIGAVLIGLVLASAIQILTGYFTETNRRPVKDIGESARTGPATVILSGISVGLESAVYSALIIGAAVYGAFLLGFGNVTIALFAVALAGTGLLTTVGVIVSMDTFGPVSDNAQGIAEMSGDVDGEGAQVLTSLDAVGNTTKAITKGIAIATAVLAATALFGAFRTAIETQLAGATQGVKDALGSFGTFSLSVDSPNVLVGLVIGAAVVFMFSGLAIMAVGRAAGRVVFEVREQFRTKPGIMEGTELPDYGRVVDICTRDSLRELATPGLLAVLTPIAVGFALGYAPLGAFLAGAIACGTLMAVFLANSGGAWDNAKKLVEDGHHGGKGSSAHEATVIGDTVGDPFKDTAGPAINPLLKVMNLVALLIAPAVVAYADNVALRIGVTVVAAGIVVAAVIVSKRRSASISPTEENNVKREREPISS
- a CDS encoding ATP-binding protein — encoded protein: MATVELTFSALPAHVRTARLVATAIARRTGVAESLLDEVRLAVGEACSRAVEAHRLHCPGEPIRIELRDDLGRFEVTVTDSAPSDELEQERELLRFDDPLGQLPDTMMTGFGIAVIVGLADDVQVYPSQKGMRIRMSWPAATNGLSPV